Genomic window (Salvelinus sp. IW2-2015 unplaced genomic scaffold, ASM291031v2 Un_scaffold4286, whole genome shotgun sequence):
TCTACGTGCTCACTGATGGCTYATCGGCTATATATTTGTTTGTAAAATTAGAGCGTCAATTACAATATATATTTGATGAGGGATTAAAAATGCATCTTGCATGTCACTTAAAtcgaaaaaataaagaaaaaaaacgaatatGTTCTTGGAAACGTCTTAAATGTACCTCTTTTAGTGGCTGTGTTATCTTACCAACCGATCCAAGACCTACAAAGCTAGACCCTGGTAATTACACAGAAAGCTGCTTACAGGTTCAAGCCTCCAGGTTAAGCTGCTTGGCATGGCTAAATGTGTATTTTGCTTCTGTTCCGTATCGTGTTAGCGTCTTAGCTGGCCCTGTTCAGCCGTTCTCCTCAGCTCTCCGCCCGGCTGAGGTCAGCTCTGGGACCGGCTAAATCAGCTTTGGGCCCGGCTGAGTCAGCTCTCATCACGTTAAAGACYGGTTTAGGCGGCAATAGCACTAGATCTGATTTGGAAAATAGGCTTTTACAAAATCCTGAGAAACCACCAAGCGTTTCTCGTGAAGGTATTATCTTTTACGCatacatataatacattttactaTACTTTTTTWAAAATATTGTTCTTATGGGTTATTTAAACAATATAGGtctattttattgtttttataatGACTATGATTATGTCTATAGAATTGTCTGATTTTTATTAGGACTATTTGCTGTCATTATGGGCTAATCAATGCTATAACAATGCTCTAGATTCTTTTGGAAGCTGGAAAGAGGATACGGATTGTtttaaaatcattattttttattctttattttttatttaacctttatataactaggcaagtcagttaagaacaaagtcttatttacaatgacggcctacaccgggccaaaacccagacgacgctgggacaattgtgcgccgccctatgggactcccaatcacggccggatgtgatgcagcctggattatAAATTAGTTTATAAGTATTATTGGTAAAAACaaaagggaaaaaatatatataaatgaaaAACTTTCATTGTCATGATAATAAttgttatgtttttttcttcctgCAGGCTTCCAGTAATGGAGTCTAATCCTAGTCTGCTACCTGTGACACGGGACTCCAGCTCTTCTCCACCGAGCTCCAAACAGGACCTCCCAACATTCAACCCCAACCTGAAACCCAACCAGGTCAGCGAGACCGCGCTGTATGGAATACCCATAGTCTGCCTGGTGCTGGACGGCCAGGAGAGACTGTGCCTGGCGCAGATCTCCAACACTCTGCTGAAAAACTACAGCTATAACGAGATCCACAACCGGCGYGTGGCGCTGGGCATCACCTGCGTGCAATGCACCCCGGTCCAGCTGGAGATTCTGAGGCGTGCGGGCGCCATGCCCATCTCCTCGAGGCGCTGCGGGATGATTACAAAGCGCGAGGCCGAGAGGCTTTGTAAATCGTTTCTCGGAGCTCACAACCCTCCAAAATTACCGGAAAACTTCGCGTTTGATGTGTCCCACGAGTGCGCGTGGGGGAGCCGTGGTAACTTTATACCAGCCAGGTACAACAGCTCCAGAGCCAAGTGCATCAAGTGCTCCTTCTGCAATATGTATTTTTCTCCCAATAAGTTCATATTTCACTCTCACCGCACACCAGAGTCAAAGTACACCCAGCCAGACGCAGCTAACTTTAACTCCTGGAGGAGGCACCTCAAACTGACGGACAAAGGCTCACCTGACGACGTGGCACATGCGTGGGAGGACGTGAAGGCCATGTTCAACGGAGGTAGCCGGAAGAGGACGCTGCCGGTGCACGGTCACGGCTCTGAGCGTTCCTTTCCATTGAAACCACATCAAGGACCTAGCAACCTCTCCCGGAGAGACTCACCGGAGATCCCCCCTAAAATCCTCCGCTGCGAGGACAACCGGGGAGGCATGGGGAGTATGAGTACCACGCGCAGCTATCCGGTTATCCCGGTGCCCAGTAAGAGCTTCGGTATGCTGCAGAATGTGAAGATYCCTCCGCCGCTTTACCCACACCCCTACGGGTTCCCGGCATTCGGGTTGTTACAGAAAAAGGATGACGGTGCTGTGATGGGAGAAGGGCAGAACAAAGCCCACCTCTCCGGGGTCTTCTCCTGGCCTAGCACCAAGGACAGCGCCTACCACTCTTTCCCCATGTTCTGGCCTACTGCAGGTGGCCTGGCCATGCCCCCCTACCCCCACCCCCAGCCACAGCCCCAGCACAAACCGCACTCGGAGCTCCTGTGCGCCAGACAGAGTGATCTGGATGCATCCGAGCAGAGTGACAGAAGTAGCAACACTCCGAGGGACAGTCTGATGGACAGTGACCAGTGCACTAGCACACAGTCCACCCGGAATGAGGACGACAAGTTTGGCGATGAGGCGAGGCTAATGGACTGTATAAGGCCAGTTCTACCACGGAAAATTAGCTACGTATCTGCATTCAGACCCGTCATCAAAGACGCGGAAAGTATAGCCAAACTTTACGGTAACCGGGGTTCGTACAACGGGGCTCGAGCTGGCTACCTGTCACCAGATTTCCTGAGCGAGAGCTCGAGTTACAGGTCCATGTCCCCCGGAAGCGTGGACAGTGTGGGAGAGACGGATGTGGATGTTGAAACCAATAAATCACAAGAGGATGAGGAGTCACTTCCGCACACCATTGAGGTCAGCAAGAGCCCCCTTGTTCCGGTTCTAAACTTGGCACAGGATGCTTCACTAAACTGCCCAGAATCCAAATCGGAGCCAGAGCAGGCGGMTGTGGTCGACTCACAGAGGATGAATCTACCTCTACACGTGGTACTGtcttcagacagagagagacaggagaacaagACCACGTCTTTTGTTGAAGTGAGTGATTGATATGGACCCACTCCTTATATTCGATGTCCTACATACTAAGGAAgatacttttttgttttgtttgttatgaATTAGGAATTCACTGATAGGaattaaaaagtaacaatagACCAYCGTTAATTAATTGACTAATCGGAAAAGGCATCATCCTTTTTACTGTCACGTATACATTTGGGCTTATTTTTCTATTTTACGTTCAcgtttgttttgtctgtgttaaATAGCAGAGAATCAAAGTTCGTTCAAATACACAAtttgtccccccccaaaaaaatgtcagAGAGCATGATTTGAATGCAATTTACCGATCATCTTCATTATCCTGTCCTGATTTATCTAGATATATTCACCGGACAGGAGTGATATGCAACAAAGGAGAAGTCCATAYGCTTTTGGTTCAGCAACGAATTACCATAAAGATACTGTGGAATCGAAAGGTTGGATGTTGTTCTGTTCAAATGttataataaaaatacatttcggGAAAAAGCAACGAGACTCATTGATTTCCATTCGATGTATTTGCTGTTTATTTAGATGACAGTGTCAGTAGAGAGGAGCCGTCTTCGACAATGGAGGAGATTGAAGATAAGTCTTATACCGGCCAAAGCGGCGAGGAGAGCCCGAGAGTAGCCCCGAACGAGGGTTAGTTCTAGTGATGCACTTCTCCGTCGATAAACAGAActtttggttataaaaaaaagaattaaagcctcttttttatttttatttgcctatttgtgtatattttgtaaCGCTATAaatgttgtctctctgtgtgtgttttcaggcgAGGCAACGCACAATGTTAGCAGAGTATTACAAACTCAGAAAGACATAGAAAAACTGGCAAAAGGTAACACTGTACAATaacttattattattacattgttatttataaaatgtttgcctattttattttattttttataataatgatATTGTTTATTATAGGCTTTCTTTAATGATTGGAATGATCCCTAAATGATGCCTTACATGATCCCTGCAGAATAGAATAGACTGGCTTTCACCCTAGGCCTTTTACCAATCGCTTGACATGAATCGTTTAACATAATTTAGTCTACCATTTAGCCTATACCCCGCAGCCATTTTCACCCcatattaatttttattttttaacacatttgtTCATTCGTTTTCTACAGAGGAATTGCAGAGACAGCTCGTTGAGCAAGTGGAGCAAAGGAAGAAATTGGAACGAGAATTCCaacatttaaaaagtataaaTSATTTAAATCAAATTTCAGTTTTCGATTCAAAAGGGGTTTTAAGAGAATGTTTTTCCGGGTGTGTATCACGWTTATCATGATCAGCATGTTGACCGCTGAACAAACACACGTCGATATGGTTTTCACTACGTTAGGTGTGTTAGCGCATGTCCGTTATTTTTAAATTGCACGATTCCGAATGTCATTTATCTTTTCAATCCAATTTCCATATGGCTATTCGTTTGTGTACTTGGTGATTTAGGAGGCTTTATTCAATTTTGCCCGAGTAGGATGCCCCGCGAGAGTGTATAGGCAGCCATATTAAAAGAGTCGTTTATCGGCTATACTAAAGATGCTATTGTAATTGCTCCCCAGATAATTTCCATCATCAGATGAAAAGGGAGCTGTCTTACAGGGAAGAGATGTTTCAGCAGCTTCATATTGTCAGAGGTGAGAACATACCAACATACcaacatacaccccccccccccccccccacccaccaccccaactcaaggcttaaaaataattcttacatctgtctccttccccttcatctacactgatttgaagtggatttaacaagtgacattaataagggatcatatctttcacctggattcacctggtcagtctgtgtcatggaaagagcaggtgttcttaatgttttgtacactcagtgtgtatatatatatatatatataatttatttatatatatatatacaataatgCCTTTGATCATCCCCTGCCtttaatcaatcaaccaatcacacacacacatatatatatgtatatgttgtgattggttgattgattgatYAAAGGCTATTATCTTTGCCTAATAAATTGGGGCCCGATTCCAACCCGAGTCCAACACAAGTAAATGGAACATAATTCCCTttaatgcacttttctctctacgcGTATTCtaaccttgaacttaagcatgagaatagcatgagAACCCTGCTATTCATTTGGGAGGGGTGGAGATCAAATTAatgaagatggaggaggaggtgtgtcctACAGATACACCGTATTCTAACCTTGACTTGATGACCTCATAATTCCAACACCTTTTATGCGCGAGGAATAAGGTCAAGAGAACATACCCTGAAATAACAGCATATTCCATGCACTGTCATTTACAACTTGACACAAGCTCTTKggtaagagctaggtaaatgagtaatctgtTTGGATTAGGGAatcttgttttatatatatttgacctttcaaatcgctggagacaaatgactgaaaccagtcatatggcggCTAACTGAAACATATCAACAGTAAAGGTGATCTAAATGCTGAGCCATTATGCAGAATTTAACCTGTACGgccttttaacttgcagggatggCCACTCTCTAATGTCTTAATTATAGGCCACCCTGACTTTCActgtttcctatttctatcatgttaaacATTAGACACCGTCAGTATCGACCATCCGTAGGCTTAATAACGACACATTCAACGGCCAAATTTACTGTTAGTTCTCTTCAGTTGGTACatcctacattatcattccatttaattccatttttttttctttttttccttcattTGCTTCCTATGTAAACGCCGTCACGGCCattgtggttgttgctgaggatcattagtaacagttgataatatatatatatattttttaaagacatgTAGGCTAGTTAAATCATTATGGAGCGCAGACGAAGCAGTAACAAGTTGGAAGCCCCCGACGCATGGCGCAATACTTGGCTGTGACATCACACAGGTTCCATGGTTAGTGTAGGTAATAGACGAGGGTATAAGCCTGCTATTGttacactattctccctattatagTTACAGGTACACTAATCTTCCRACATTACCATGGGTTAAAGAACTGAATGTGACAATTTTCAAAAGGAATCAAACCACAGTTTTCTTTCTTTAGTCCGTAAAAGCTCGCCAAacctgtttttcatgattcataaatactttcctaaccctaaataatctacaacgtcagagtatttttaaatctactaATTGGTGCTAAAACTGAActtaatatacatatatttacatGGCTCTCTTTCAATCATCCCTAATATTCTTWAACCGTTTTCTCGATATTATCCTAGTGAGTCTGTCAAACAAAATTCTAACttaa
Coding sequences:
- the LOC112077110 gene encoding SKI family transcriptional corepressor 1 homolog-B-like — translated: MESNPSLLPVTRDSSSSPPSSKQDLPTFNPNLKPNQVSETALYGIPIVCLVLDGQERLCLAQISNTLLKNYSYNEIHNRRVALGITCVQCTPVQLEILRRAGAMPISSRRCGMITKREAERLCKSFLGAHNPPKLPENFAFDVSHECAWGSRGNFIPARYNSSRAKCIKCSFCNMYFSPNKFIFHSHRTPESKYTQPDAANFNSWRRHLKLTDKGSPDDVAHAWEDVKAMFNGGSRKRTLPVHGHGSERSFPLKPHQGPSNLSRRDSPEIPPKILRCEDNRGGMGSMSTTRSYPVIPVPSKSFGMLQNVKIPPPLYPHPYGFPAFGLLQKKDDGAVMGEGQNKAHLSGVFSWPSTKDSAYHSFPMFWPTAGGLAMPPYPHPQPQPQHKPHSELLCARQSDLDASEQSDRSSNTPRDSLMDSDQCTSTQSTRNEDDKFGDEARLMDCIRPVLPRKISYVSAFRPVIKDAESIAKLYGNRGSYNGARAGYLSPDFLSESSSYRSMSPGSVDSVGETDVDVETNKSQEDEESLPHTIEVSKSPLVPVLNLAQDASLNCPESKSEPEQAXVVDSQRMNLPLHVVLSSDRERQENKTTSFVEIYSPDRSDMQQRRSPYAFGSATNYHKDTVESKDDSVSREEPSSTMEEIEDKSYTGQSGEESPRVAPNEGEATHNVSRVLQTQKDIEKLAKEELQRQLVEQVEQRKKLEREFQHLKNNFHHQMKRELSYREEMFQQLHIVRGENIPTYQHTPPPPPPTHHPNS